From the genome of Gracilibacillus salitolerans, one region includes:
- a CDS encoding class II fructose-bisphosphate aldolase, whose protein sequence is MTLVSSTPMLQEARESGYGIVAFNVHSFDMLYSVAEAAAEIDAPVIIQTTVGTVQNLGPDSIVKTAHAASEKYDIPMALHLDHCTDLDVIIKCIRAGYTSIMIDASMHPFEENVRLTNQVMNIAKYIDVNVEAELGKVGGVEDNIIVSDKDAEKAVPAECKEFIERTGVPTLAPAIGTAHGIYSGDPDIDFERIKEIANLIDEPLVLHGGSAIPAEDVKQCISLGMAKMNVSTELKNAYSEAIKEHFSETPDSLDPRKYLSKAKEVAKELAKEKMTLVGCARKAPEIKVKAYPNRNKLDSLHV, encoded by the coding sequence ATGACACTCGTATCATCTACACCAATGTTACAAGAAGCTAGAGAATCCGGTTATGGCATTGTTGCCTTTAATGTTCACTCTTTCGATATGCTTTATTCGGTTGCAGAAGCGGCAGCTGAGATAGATGCACCAGTTATTATTCAAACAACGGTTGGGACAGTTCAAAATTTAGGTCCAGACAGCATTGTGAAAACAGCACATGCTGCATCTGAAAAATATGATATTCCAATGGCACTCCACTTAGATCATTGTACTGATTTAGATGTAATAATCAAGTGCATTCGCGCAGGTTACACATCTATCATGATTGATGCTTCGATGCATCCATTTGAAGAAAATGTACGTCTTACAAATCAAGTAATGAATATTGCTAAATATATTGATGTAAATGTAGAAGCAGAATTAGGAAAAGTTGGTGGCGTAGAAGATAATATTATTGTTTCCGATAAAGATGCGGAAAAAGCAGTACCTGCTGAATGCAAGGAATTTATCGAACGAACCGGCGTACCAACATTAGCCCCAGCAATCGGCACTGCACATGGTATTTACAGCGGTGATCCGGATATAGACTTTGAGCGAATTAAAGAAATCGCCAACCTTATCGATGAACCGCTCGTTCTGCATGGTGGATCTGCTATTCCAGCAGAGGATGTAAAACAATGCATATCATTAGGAATGGCAAAAATGAACGTATCAACAGAATTAAAAAACGCTTACTCAGAAGCAATAAAGGAACACTTTTCTGAAACACCAGATTCATTAGATCCTAGAAAGTATCTATCCAAAGCAAAAGAAGTAGCAAAAGAACTAGCAAAAGAGAAAATGACATTAGTCGGATGCGCTAGGAAAGCGCCAGAAATAAAGGTAAAGGCATATCCAAATCGAAATAAATTAGATTCCTTGCATGTATAG
- a CDS encoding GntR family transcriptional regulator translates to MQALYEQVYESLKHDILSMKYKIGEKLPSEKEIADDFSVSRITSKKALEKLVQEGHVYRQRGKGTFVLNNSQISVNVEQNNQTKPVFGLIVPRFAESYGTGIIEAIEEEADGKCFIMLKRSLGIPEREEKAIKEMLAYGVDGLIVFPAKSEHYSLEILKMIVNKFPFVLIDRSFKGIAAPSVSTDNFTAAKKGIKYLFDSGHEQIGILIPEDFEITTIEERLNGIVSAFAENKVSVNKAYWCDTIRRDSTTEKRDIELIKQYLIDNPDLTALMALEYKIAILAKIAVEQLDKNVPEDISILSFDSPTVTTMDWRFTHLKQNEEEIGRRSIQKLLKMRENGLDSDKEQIKATFHEGNSTKPIVSVITSEL, encoded by the coding sequence ATGCAAGCATTGTATGAGCAAGTGTATGAATCTCTGAAACATGATATTCTTTCTATGAAATATAAGATAGGTGAAAAGTTACCTTCTGAGAAAGAGATAGCAGATGATTTTTCAGTGAGTCGTATAACTAGTAAAAAGGCACTAGAAAAGTTAGTTCAGGAAGGGCATGTATATCGGCAAAGAGGCAAAGGAACGTTTGTATTGAACAACAGTCAAATATCCGTAAATGTTGAACAAAATAATCAAACTAAGCCTGTGTTCGGCTTAATTGTACCAAGGTTTGCCGAAAGCTATGGTACAGGGATTATTGAAGCAATCGAAGAAGAGGCAGATGGGAAGTGTTTCATAATGCTGAAGCGTTCACTTGGTATACCAGAACGTGAAGAGAAAGCGATCAAGGAAATGCTGGCGTATGGTGTCGATGGACTGATCGTATTTCCTGCCAAATCCGAGCACTATAGCTTGGAAATTTTGAAAATGATTGTGAATAAATTCCCATTTGTATTAATAGATCGTAGTTTTAAAGGTATTGCCGCTCCATCAGTATCCACGGACAATTTTACCGCTGCTAAGAAAGGCATTAAATATTTATTTGATAGCGGTCATGAACAAATAGGTATACTTATCCCGGAAGACTTTGAAATTACAACCATTGAAGAACGACTAAATGGAATTGTTAGTGCCTTCGCGGAAAATAAGGTTAGTGTAAATAAAGCGTACTGGTGTGACACCATCAGAAGAGATTCCACTACGGAAAAAAGAGATATTGAATTGATTAAACAGTATTTAATTGATAATCCTGACTTAACCGCATTAATGGCATTAGAATATAAAATTGCCATCTTAGCGAAAATTGCAGTGGAACAGCTTGATAAAAATGTGCCCGAAGATATTTCGATCCTATCCTTTGACAGCCCAACTGTAACTACAATGGATTGGCGCTTTACTCACTTAAAGCAGAATGAGGAGGAAATTGGCAGACGATCTATTCAAAAGCTATTAAAAATGCGTGAGAACGGTTTAGATTCGGATAAAGAACAGATCAAAGCTACCTTCCATGAAGGGAACTCTACTAAGCCGATTGTTAGTGTCATTACTTCAGAGTTATAA
- a CDS encoding YesL family protein gives MELEGLTGKAHKVANWLMMIVITNLLWFLFNMPIAYLGFMLLLVDNLIEVIAFTIYILILAPLLFFPATTAMFAVLRYKIMFSEDDASIFKLFIKNWKANFVRSMLGGSIFTLLWVILVVDYFFFVNHVNENFMYLFMLIGFFLIVMTLHFFSVTVHVHSKLFQAMKNAMIISLVHPLLTLIIGIVSLIVIYCSFQVTTFLIPFFLGSLIAYIAFYGFYRFFTKIMDTMPITSEKG, from the coding sequence AGGAAAAGCACATAAAGTTGCCAACTGGTTAATGATGATCGTTATCACTAATTTGCTATGGTTTTTATTTAATATGCCAATCGCTTATTTAGGTTTTATGTTATTACTCGTTGATAATCTGATAGAAGTTATTGCATTTACCATATACATCCTTATTTTAGCACCATTGCTGTTTTTTCCAGCGACTACAGCAATGTTTGCAGTATTGCGGTATAAAATAATGTTTTCGGAAGATGATGCAAGCATTTTTAAGCTTTTTATTAAGAATTGGAAAGCCAATTTTGTTAGAAGTATGCTTGGAGGAAGCATTTTTACACTTCTATGGGTTATATTAGTGGTTGATTATTTCTTTTTCGTAAATCATGTAAATGAGAACTTTATGTATTTATTTATGTTGATTGGCTTTTTTCTTATTGTTATGACTTTGCATTTCTTTTCTGTGACAGTACATGTTCATTCGAAGCTTTTTCAAGCTATGAAAAATGCCATGATCATAAGTTTGGTTCATCCATTATTAACACTTATTATTGGCATCGTCAGTTTAATTGTTATTTATTGCAGCTTTCAAGTAACTACATTCTTGATTCCGTTTTTCCTTGGGTCGCTCATAGCGTATATCGCTTTTTATGGCTTTTATCGCTTCTTCACAAAAATAATGGATACAATGCCAATAACATCTGAAAAAGGTTAA